The proteins below are encoded in one region of Rhododendron vialii isolate Sample 1 chromosome 7a, ASM3025357v1:
- the LOC131334579 gene encoding MYB-like transcription factor ETC3 isoform X3 gives MDKRRRKQLKTTHNNCSNCSQAEVSSIEWEVINMTEQEEDMIYRMHKLVGDRWGLIAGRIPGRKAEEIERFWLMSHSQVFASKRRAQLNKPR, from the exons ATGGATAAACGTCGGAGGAAGCAGCTGAAGACTACCCACAATAACTGTAGTAATTGCTCTCAAG CAGAGGTGAGCAGCATTGAGTGGGAAGTCATAAACATGACCGAACAAGAGGAAGACATGATTTACAGAATGCATAAGCTTGTTGGGGACAG GTGGGGGTTGATAGCCGGGCGAATTCCGGGCCGGAAAGCTGAAGAAATCGAAAGATTTTGGTTAATGAGCCATAGCCAAGTTTTTGCCAGCAAACGTAGAGCCCAATTGAACAAGCCCCGTTAA
- the LOC131334579 gene encoding MYB-like transcription factor ETC3 isoform X4 — MDKRRRKQLKTTHNNCSNCSQEVSSIEWEVINMTEQEEDMIYRMHKLVGDRWGLIAGRIPGRKAEEIERFWLMSHSQVFASKRRAQLNKPR; from the exons ATGGATAAACGTCGGAGGAAGCAGCTGAAGACTACCCACAATAACTGTAGTAATTGCTCTCAAG AGGTGAGCAGCATTGAGTGGGAAGTCATAAACATGACCGAACAAGAGGAAGACATGATTTACAGAATGCATAAGCTTGTTGGGGACAG GTGGGGGTTGATAGCCGGGCGAATTCCGGGCCGGAAAGCTGAAGAAATCGAAAGATTTTGGTTAATGAGCCATAGCCAAGTTTTTGCCAGCAAACGTAGAGCCCAATTGAACAAGCCCCGTTAA
- the LOC131334579 gene encoding MYB-like transcription factor ETC3 isoform X1 has translation MDKRRRKQLKTTHNNCSNCSQGAEVSSIEWEVINMTEQEEDMIYRMHKLVGDRWGLIAGRIPGRKAEEIERFWLMSHSQVFASKRRAQLNKPR, from the exons ATGGATAAACGTCGGAGGAAGCAGCTGAAGACTACCCACAATAACTGTAGTAATTGCTCTCAAGGTG CAGAGGTGAGCAGCATTGAGTGGGAAGTCATAAACATGACCGAACAAGAGGAAGACATGATTTACAGAATGCATAAGCTTGTTGGGGACAG GTGGGGGTTGATAGCCGGGCGAATTCCGGGCCGGAAAGCTGAAGAAATCGAAAGATTTTGGTTAATGAGCCATAGCCAAGTTTTTGCCAGCAAACGTAGAGCCCAATTGAACAAGCCCCGTTAA
- the LOC131334579 gene encoding MYB-like transcription factor ETC3 isoform X2, which yields MDKRRRKQLKTTHNNCSNCSQGEVSSIEWEVINMTEQEEDMIYRMHKLVGDRWGLIAGRIPGRKAEEIERFWLMSHSQVFASKRRAQLNKPR from the exons ATGGATAAACGTCGGAGGAAGCAGCTGAAGACTACCCACAATAACTGTAGTAATTGCTCTCAAGGTG AGGTGAGCAGCATTGAGTGGGAAGTCATAAACATGACCGAACAAGAGGAAGACATGATTTACAGAATGCATAAGCTTGTTGGGGACAG GTGGGGGTTGATAGCCGGGCGAATTCCGGGCCGGAAAGCTGAAGAAATCGAAAGATTTTGGTTAATGAGCCATAGCCAAGTTTTTGCCAGCAAACGTAGAGCCCAATTGAACAAGCCCCGTTAA